From the genome of Pseudomonas hamedanensis:
GTCCGCCAAGCTGGCGACCCAGTTGCGCCCGGAAGAGCGCGCGCTGTTCGACGTCTACCTGATGATGCTCGACGATGCCTCGCTGGGCAGCGAAATCACCACCGTGATCAAGACGGGGCAGTGGGCTCAGGGCGCGCTGCGTCAGGTGGTCACTGAGCACGTCAACCGTTTCGAACTGATGGACGACGCCTACCTGCGCGAGCGTGCCTCGGACGTCAAAGACCTTGGCCGCCGTCTGCTCGCCTATCTGCAGGAAGAGCGTCAGCAGAACCTGGTCTACCCGGAAAAAACCATTCTGGTCAGCGAAGAACTGACGCCGGCGATGCTCGGCGAGGTGCCGGAAGGCACGCTGGTCGGTCTGGTCTCGGTACTCGGTTCGGGTAACTCCCACGTCGCGATTCTGGCCCGGGCCATGGGCATTCCGACGGTGATGGGCCTGGTCGACCTGCCGTACGCCAAGGTCGACGGCATCGAAATGATCGTCGACGGCACCCGTGGCGAGGTCTACACCAACCCGAGCGAAGTGCTGCGCAAGCAGTTCGCCGAAGTCGTCGAAGAAGAGAAACAACTGGCGCTGGGCCTCGACACCTTGCGCGACCTGCCGTGCGTGACCCTCGATGGTCACCGCATGCCGCTGTGGGTCAACACCGGCCTGCTCGCCGATGTGGCGCGGGCGCAGAAGCGTGGCGCTGAAGGGGTCGGTCTGTACCGCACCGAAGTGCCGTTCATGATCAACCAGCGCTTCCCGAGCGAGAAGGAACAACTGGCGATCTACCGCGAACAGCTCGCCGCGTTCCACCCGCAGCCGGTGACCATGCGCAGCCTCGACATCGGCGGTGACAAGTCGCTGTCGTACTTTCCGATCAAGGAAGACAACCCGTTCCTGGGCTGGCGCGGTATCCGCGTCACCCTCGATCACCCGGAAATTTTCCTGGTGCAGACCCGCGCGATGCTCAAGGCCAGCGAAGGCCTGAACAACCTGCGGATTCTGCTGCCGATGATCTCCGGCACCCACGAACTCGAAGAAGCCCTGCACCTGATTCACCGTGCCTGGGGCGAGGTGCGCGACGAAGGCACCGACGTGCCGATGCCGCCGATCGGGGTGATGATCGAAATTCCCGCAGCCGTTTACCAGACCAAAGAACTGGCGCGAATGGTCGACTTCCTGTCCGTCGGCTCCAACGACTTGACCCAGTATTTGCTGGCGGTCGATCGCAACAACCCGCGGGTGGCCGATCTCTACGACTACCTGCACCCGGCGGTGCTGCAAGCCCTGCAAACCGTGGTGCGCGACGCCCATGCCGAAGGCAAACCGGTGAGCATCTGCGGCGAAATGGCCGGTGATCCGGCGGCGGCGGTGCTGCTGATGGCGATGGGCTTCGACAGCCTGTCAATGAACGCCACCAACCTGCCGAAGGTGAAATGGATGTTGCGCCAGGTCAATCTGAGCAAGGCCCAGGCGTTGCTGGCTGAGCTGATGACCATCGATAACCCGCAAGTTATCCACAGCTCACTGCAGTTGGCGCTGAAAAATCTCGGCTTGGCCAAGATGAATCCGCCTGTGGTCACCAAGGCCCTCTAGTCGCTGATGGGTCTGTGGCGAGGGAGCTTGCTCCCGCTGGAGTGCGAAGCGCTCCCAATCGGGCCAATGTCATCACATTTGTCTGTTGCGACTGCTGCGCAGCCGAGCGGGACGGTGCGACGATTCGACAAGCCTCCCTCGCCCCACATTGATGTCGCTTCAAATAGTGATCTCCACCTCACCCAAGTGCCCGCCATACGGCCCGAAACTGCGCTCCACCATCCGCCGCGTCCCGTCCGCCTGCACAATCAACGCCGTACTCGCCCGCGTCCCGTAACTCTGGCTGGCAATGAATACACTCGACAGCAGCGATTCTGTCGCCAGCCCCACCCCGGTGTTCGGCAACTCGGCCTCCGGCGCGGTCTGCGCATCGCTCAACAACGCCAACAGCCGCTCCGGCTGCGGATCGTCCAGCACCGCGTTCAACGCAGCCTTGGCCTTGAGCAGTTTAGGCCACGGCGTATCCAGCCCCGCGTTGGATAACCCATAAATCCCAGGCTCAAGCATCACCGGCTCCGACGCCCGAGCATTGAAGTGCCACAGCTCATGGGCATTGCCGAGCAACAGGTTGAACCCGGCGTACTCCGCCGAACGACCGACCACATCGCGCAAATAATCATCAATCGACAGATCATCCACGAGAAACCGCGCCACCAGTTCGCCACGGGATTTGGTCGCCGGCGGCTGCTGCGGATCGCGGATATTCGTTAGCGCAGCAAAGCGCCCGTTGGCACCAATTCCCAGCCAGGTGCCGCCAGCTTCAAGATCACGCCCAGCCTGCACATGCGGCGCTTCCGGCCACGGCGCCAGCGGCAGGCTTGGCCGGGCGTAGAATTCGTCACGGTTGGCCGCGACGATCAGCGGCAGGGCATGGCCCGGGCGCCAGGCGAAAACAATCAGGCACATAAGGCGGTCCTTGTGTGTTTTTTGCTCACTCTACGCATCCGGCGCCCGTGCATCCATCGCCAGTGGAGCAGAAGGCCGCGCATCCGTTACCATGCCGCTCCTGTTTCGGGGATGCGTCTGGGAGAAGGACATGGAATTTCTGCTCTATCTGGCGCTGGGCGCCTGCGCAGGCGTGCTGGCCGGGCTGTTCGGGGTTGGCGGCGGGATCATTATTGTCCCGGTGCTGGTGTTCAGTTTCACCTTGCAAGGCTTTGATCCGTCGATTCTCACGCATCTGGCGGTCGGTACCTCGCTGGCGACGATCATTTTCACCTCGGTCAACGCCGTGCGTGAGCATCACCGTCGGGGCGCGGTGCGCTGGCCGATCTTCATGTGGATGACCGTGGGCATTCTGCTCGGCGCCGGGTTCGGTGCCTTGACCGCCGAGGCGATCTCCGGGCCGAACCTGCAAAAGATCATCGGCGTGTTCGCCCTGGTAATAGCCGTGCAATTGGCGCTGGATGTCAAACCCAAGGCCAGTCGAACGGTGCCG
Proteins encoded in this window:
- a CDS encoding NRDE family protein, with the translated sequence MCLIVFAWRPGHALPLIVAANRDEFYARPSLPLAPWPEAPHVQAGRDLEAGGTWLGIGANGRFAALTNIRDPQQPPATKSRGELVARFLVDDLSIDDYLRDVVGRSAEYAGFNLLLGNAHELWHFNARASEPVMLEPGIYGLSNAGLDTPWPKLLKAKAALNAVLDDPQPERLLALLSDAQTAPEAELPNTGVGLATESLLSSVFIASQSYGTRASTALIVQADGTRRMVERSFGPYGGHLGEVEITI
- a CDS encoding sulfite exporter TauE/SafE family protein codes for the protein MEFLLYLALGACAGVLAGLFGVGGGIIIVPVLVFSFTLQGFDPSILTHLAVGTSLATIIFTSVNAVREHHRRGAVRWPIFMWMTVGILLGAGFGALTAEAISGPNLQKIIGVFALVIAVQLALDVKPKASRTVPGKLGLTVAGSVIGWASAIFGIGGGSLTVPFLTWRSVPMQQAVATSSACGLPIALASALSFMILGWHDPLLPAHSLGFVYLPALLGIALTSMVFARLGARLAHRLSPRLLKRLFAALLFCVGLSFLL
- the ptsP gene encoding phosphoenolpyruvate--protein phosphotransferase — translated: MLNTLRKIVQEVNSAKDLKAALGIIVLRVKEAMGSQVCSVYLLDPETNRFVLMATEGLNKRSIGKVSMAPNEGLVGLVGTREEPLNLENAADHPRYRYFAETGEERYASFLGAPIIHHRRVVGVLVIQQKERRQFDEGEEAFLVTMSAQLAGVIAHAEATGSIRGLGRQGKGIQEAKFVGVPGSPGAAVGTAVVMLPPADLDVVPDKTITDINAELALFKTAIEGVRADMRALSAKLATQLRPEERALFDVYLMMLDDASLGSEITTVIKTGQWAQGALRQVVTEHVNRFELMDDAYLRERASDVKDLGRRLLAYLQEERQQNLVYPEKTILVSEELTPAMLGEVPEGTLVGLVSVLGSGNSHVAILARAMGIPTVMGLVDLPYAKVDGIEMIVDGTRGEVYTNPSEVLRKQFAEVVEEEKQLALGLDTLRDLPCVTLDGHRMPLWVNTGLLADVARAQKRGAEGVGLYRTEVPFMINQRFPSEKEQLAIYREQLAAFHPQPVTMRSLDIGGDKSLSYFPIKEDNPFLGWRGIRVTLDHPEIFLVQTRAMLKASEGLNNLRILLPMISGTHELEEALHLIHRAWGEVRDEGTDVPMPPIGVMIEIPAAVYQTKELARMVDFLSVGSNDLTQYLLAVDRNNPRVADLYDYLHPAVLQALQTVVRDAHAEGKPVSICGEMAGDPAAAVLLMAMGFDSLSMNATNLPKVKWMLRQVNLSKAQALLAELMTIDNPQVIHSSLQLALKNLGLAKMNPPVVTKAL